A section of the Triticum dicoccoides isolate Atlit2015 ecotype Zavitan chromosome 7A, WEW_v2.0, whole genome shotgun sequence genome encodes:
- the LOC119330493 gene encoding probable magnesium transporter NIPA6: protein MGASDNTKGLALAVASSAFIGASFILKKIGLMRAGKCGVRAGGGGYTYLLEPLWWAGLITMLLGEVANFVAYVFAPAVLVTPLGALSIIVSSVLAHFVLKERLNKLGVLGCISCIVGSVVVVLHAPEEHMPDSVEEIWDLATQPGFLAYAGTTLLLMAIVVVFIEPRYGQKNILIYLGICSSMGSLTVVSIKAVGVAIKLTLDGMNQLAYPHTWLFILVAVICGVSQLNYLNKALDTFDLAMVSPVYYVMFTTLTIVASSIMFKDGAGQSLSSIASECCGLVTILSGTILLHAAKQKEVASSPASTWPLDRGISWYISVGSDNLLRNVEDDYFAAPQISPTTP, encoded by the exons ATGGGGGCGTCGGACAACACCAAGGGGCTGGCGCTCGCGGTCGCCTCCAGCGCCTTCATCGGCGCCAGCTTCATCCTCAAGAAGATCGGCCTCATGCGCGCCGGCAAGTGCGGCGTCCGCGCAG GCGGAGGAGGATACACGTATCTTCTGGAGCCTCTCTGGTGGGCTGGCTTGATCACCA TGCTGCTTGGGGAGGTCGCCAACTTTGTCGCCTATGTCTTCGCACCAGCTGTCCTCGTGACTCCTCTTGGAGCACTGAGCATAATCGTCAG TTCAGTGTTAGCGCACTTTGTGCTGAAGGAGCGGCTTAACAAGCTCGGCGTTCTTGGTTGTATATCGTGCATAGTAGGTTCAGTTGTTGTCGTTCTACATGCCCCTGAAGAGCACATGCCCGATTCCGTTGAAGAAATCTGGGATCTAGCTACTCAACCAG GATTTCTAGCATATGCGGGAACAACATTGTTACTCATGGCAATAGTAGTAGTGTTCATCGAACCTCGATATGGTCAGAAGAACATACTGATATATCTGGGTATCTGCTCTTCAATGGGATCATTAACT GTTGTTAGCATCAAAGCCGTTGGTGTTGCCATAAAGCTTACGCTGGATGGAATGAACCAGCTTGCCTATCCGCACACATGGCTTTTTATTCTGGTCGCAGTTATCTGTGGTGTTTCTCAGCTAAATTACCTCAACAAG GCACTGGATACCTTTGATTTAGCTATGGTTTCCCCAGTTTATTATGTAATGTTTACCACCCTTACAATAGTGGCGAGTTCAATTATGTTCAAG GACGGGGCTGGACAAAGCTTAAGTAGTATTGCTTCTGAATGCTGCGGCCTGGTAACAATCCTTTCTGGAACAATTTTGCTGCACGCAGCAAAGCAAAAAGAAGTTGCCAGTTCTCCAG CATCCACTTGGCCTTTGGATAGAGGGATATCTTGGTATATCAGTGTAGGCAGCGACAATCTTCTGAGGAACGTCGAAGACGACTACTTCGCCGCTCCACAAATTTCGCCAACCACACCCTGA